From the Lathyrus oleraceus cultivar Zhongwan6 chromosome 3, CAAS_Psat_ZW6_1.0, whole genome shotgun sequence genome, the window AAGTTGTTTTTAGGATTTTGTTCAAACTCAAACTAAAATTAGGTCAAAGCTCTGCAATCTGAATTTAGTGGGAAATTTAGGCCCTTCATTTAAGTATTTTAATGACTTATCGCTCATAGATTGACATGCTCTCACACATCTCATTAAAATGACACTAAGAAAGAAAGCATAAGCAAATTATTGAGATAAGCTTAACTCCACTTGCACATTCTCCACCCCTCTCACCTATTGGGACAATAGCTTCACTATATATTACATGTCCAATTTAGGTAACTTATTTACtattatcaattaattatctTATAAGTTAACAAATATAAATTTATGGTGGTAAATAATTGAAACCAGAAAGTGTCTTCGACCAAATAGTTTTTTAAGATAAAATTAATGTTATAAATTAATTTATCAATTATCTACTATTTTTTTCAAACATAAATTTCATAAATAAGTTAATCGATACTAGTTAGGGGTGGCAAAACAGGAAGAGCCCTTCATACATATTCGTTTAACCCTTCATTTTTGACGGGTTCAATAAAGGTTTTTCAAACACAAGCAAAAATGAAACGAGTATGATTTTTTGTGTGTGCCAATTTTTAGCTTTATGGGTGGTAGGACCTGCAAAGTTCGTACATTTTTTTAGCAAACCAATTCAAAGTTTCAAACTCGTTCCCTCAACTTTGCTAGTCCCGCTTCGTCCCATTTTATGGAGGGCATTGACAGGCCTAAAGAGCCTCATTTGTCGGGAACAGATTCTCTAACGTTCATGCTGCGGAAATGTTAGAGTGACTTTCAATCATTCTCTGTCATACATTAAATGGTTAAGATGTTTCCATGTGTCTTTTTTTAacaataaaatcaaaatataatTAGGGGTGATGGTAAGCCTAATTGCAGATAGGAAGGAATGAATGATATTAGTACCCAGACATTAACATCTATTCACCTTTTGCCACCTTTCCATCTCCGACCATTCATCATTTTCCAACTTCAACCATTGTTGTTTTGCTTCTTTCGTCGTTGCTTTGCTTATGTCATTATCCTTGCTCGCTTATGTCACAATTGTTACTTTGCTTATGTCACACATCACAGATTTACTTGTTTCTCCAGCTTTGTTGTGTGTCTGTTGTTGCATTCCAAGGCCAACTGACTTTTTGTTTTGCTATGATCGATGACATTACAATATTAATTATTTTTGGACATCTATTTCCAAAAATTTGGAAAATCACTGATATTTGTAAAGAAAATGGTGATACtattttgttttttaaattaaaagtcaTGTTTCATGCAGAAATTTGTTTGTATTGTGCAGAAACTTGGGAGCTTGATATACTTATGTAGACATTTATGAAGCGTAAGAGTAAAATAAATATAGTTGACAGATCAAATAATTTTGAATTTTATGCAGAAACTTGGGAAGCTTGATGTACTTGTACTAAAGCATGGAGTGAATCATGGAGAGATCAAATTTGATGAACTTATTTATGTAGATATTTGTGAAGCATAAGAGAAAAATAAATATAGTTGATGGATTAAACAATTTTGAAGTCAATTGTTATGCAGCTTGATAAGTTGAATTATATTTCAATAGTTTTTCTCAATTGCAATGAAAGTAAGAGGGTTAATGAATGATCTCTATAAAAGTAGTTTTTTTTTGTCAATTTTATGCAGCAAGCGTGTCAATGAATAATCAATTTGATTCGATTGAATAAATAATTCTATATTTAGTTTTCAATTGAATTGCTATAATATACTACTAAAATGTAATAAACAAATTGGCCATAATGTACCTATGATGTATTGTCGCTAACTGTTACTGATtgttaagaatatttgtatataaAATAGTCTCACATCGACTATAACGTGTAATTAGATGTAATATCTCTCTATATAATACAGACTATGTAGTTCCTTTTAAACACACAATTTATTCAAACGTATGTCACTCTCTTATACTTCAATATGGTATCTAGATCTTATTGAGATTCATCTATTCTCCGTGTTTTACCTGGTTGACCCACCGTCTTCCAATGAGAAAATTTGGATGACTCATTCTGGTCACCACCATACCACCGTTTTTCGGTCACTATCGGCACTGCCGCCACTAGCGCTGCCGCTCCTGACGTCCTTCCGGTGAGATACCTATACCACTAGATTGCCTCTTCCAGACCGACAAGTTCTCAAAATCTCATTGTCGCCTGTATTCTCACATGCCCTCATGCCTCACTTCTCATTCAGTGCATGGACCTCACGTGCCATCGCTCCAGCAACACGTGACAGTGCATCCGACAGCCCTTCCCGACGCGGTTTCCATCATTGGCGTCGTCGTCTTGCCCTTTTTCCCGATTTGTACTCAGTTTTCCATTTCAAGCCATCAACTCTCACGGAAGACACCAATTCGGCCATATTTACTAAGTTTCCACTTATCACGTGTGAGAGACTAATTTGAACATTCATTGAATCATCTTTTCTTGCCTCATATTATCATGTTCATGTTGGACGAAACGAAGGGTGCGGTGACCAACGCCATGATATTCGTTATAACTACTACAATCGTTATGGCCACATTGAAGCTGAATGTCGTACAAAGGCAAGAGAAGAACAACGACAACGACAACCTAGGGTTGCTTTTGACGCTCAACTAACTATCACCAAAGAAGTTACTATTTCAGTCGCTGATTATAATGAGTTCCTTCAGTTCAAAAAAATTCATCAACCATCATCTTCTGCCACTGTTGCTCAATCTGGTAATCATGTAGCCTTTGTATCTACATCCTCCTCCCCTGGTCCTTGGATCCCTGACTCTGGTGCCTCTGATCATATGACTGGTAATAAATTTATTTTATCTCACTTGTCTTATTCTGATTATTTGCCTTCTGTCAATGTGGTGGATGCCTCTAAATTACAAATTCAAGGCCTTGGTCAGGCACACCCACTTCCAAAATTGTCTTTAGATTGCATGCTCTATATTTATGGTTGTCTTTTCAATATAATATATAGAATTGAGTTAGACTCAATCACACATTCTTAAGTCTGATAAAAGAAATTACAAATAGACTAATGATTGTCGCTACTTATAAATAAACATGGTGCTACTTATAAATAAATTGCATAATATTATAaacaaaataatattttataatataCAAGTTATGCTTCTACTTTATAAATAAACATGCATGTTACTACTTATTAAAAAGTTGCATAATGTAATTGCATTATCTTATAAAACAAATAATATATTGTAATATATAAGAACTTCTACTTAAATAAACTCGTAATATATATCATGACACACAATTTATAAAATACCAAAATATCATTGATATAACAAAAGTGATAAATATTGTACTAAACATCATTGGTATAACATAAGTAACTTTATGATTAGTCAGCCCCTATCACGGCATATCAGTTTCATTTAGGGGTGCCTACATGATAACAAAAGCTAATTAACATCGGGAGTAAAGTAGATATAAGGacaattcattttcaaatacaaatTAAATTACTATTAAAAATGTCGTGAAACTAAGTTGATCTTCTTGTATGTGTGGAGGCTCATAAACTAGAGGTGCCATGCAAGATACTTCATCAATAATTTGACTTTTTAATGTGTTTTTTTCATAAAATGATTAGGTAAAATTAAATTCAATAAAATACATGTAAAACTAAATCAAGGATCTACGCATCAACTTAAATACCTGACATACTTGATTGCATGGTTTCCCTCTAGGAGAAACCTTTTTTTTTTGTAGTGCTTTTCATCATAACCCAACTCTTAAGCCATGTAGTTTCTTGAATCCATTTGGTctcataacatcatgacattgaATTGTTGTATTATCATTGTTATGACGGTTATTGTTCATTAATTGTATGCAAAGTTCCATGATTTTCTTACACATCCTTTATAAATTATCATCAACAAACTCGAGATGCTCTTTTTTGGATGATGCCCACCACTCTAATGAATTTAGAGACAACTTGTCTAGGTTTTATTATTGTAGATGATTTTGGATCTCCTTCAACATCTTTTCCCTTAAAATCTTGCACAATGCCGCAATGAGCATCTCTTCTTCTCCTTACTAAAATATACTTCTCAAGAACAAATTTAACATCGTTCACTTCAAATACTTTTAATGCATGTGATCAAAGTATCCCAAATTTTTCAAATTTTCTACAACTACAAGTAATGGAAGATGAAGTTGTGCCAAATGATACTTTCCAAAATCCTTCATGGTTGACCATAGTGATGAAATACTCACATAAAGAGTGAGACTCATTTCTATTTGATATCGTTAAAGCCAAGAATAAGGTAAACTCATTTTGAAAAATATCAAATATTCAGTGTGTGTGTGTACTTTTACTATTGTGAGTTGTGAATTGATATCGTCAAGAACAAACCAAAATATGAGATAAAGATTGGGTTTTTTGAACAAACACAAGAAACCCTATTAGGTTTTATGAAAGAGAGAGAAGAAGGAAAAAGAAGAATCAGAATTAGTTAAAACTGCTTTACTATTAACTTCCTAATAAGTGTTTTAAAGattacaagtgaataacaatAATTAACCTCTCCCAACAACCTGAGAGAACTAGTCTATTTATAGACTATTGAGCTAACTTAAGCTACACactaacttaaacaattgggctTAAAAAAGGTCAAATTCAACATACTAACTTAAAATACAAGTTAACATATTTCAAAAACATGTTTGAACAAACTTCGACTACATCATGTACATCTCCTGTCGAAATATCAAGTTATCCCCATCGAGATTAGAGTTCATTCTAAATTCTCATAAATCTCCACCTTATAACAAACTTTACAAACATCAAgggaacaaactagctttcttcaTGCAACTTTATCAACTGCATACATTGGAAAACTTGTAGCTTGACAATGTCTTGGCGATCATATCAGTAACATTGTCATCAGTCGAAACCTTCAGCACTTGGATTTCTCCATGCTCGATTATCTCTTTGACGAAGTGTAACCTCACATTGATGTGCTTGGTTCACTCATGATAGGCTGAATTCTTTGACAAATGTATATTtcactttgactatcacatttaataGTGATAACTCGACCTTGAAGTTTAAGCTTTttagcaaaaccttcaagccacaatgcttATTTCACAACTTCAGTGAGAGCAATATATTCCAATTCAGTGGTTGATAAGGAAACAACCTTCTGAAGTGTCTCTTTCAAACTAATTTATatgccaaacatagtgaacacatatccataaatagattttctggaatccatacaacctgcataatcagagTCAACAAACCCTTCAATTTAGACTTTGTTATCATCACCAAAGGCTCCACCATAAATAAGTACTATGTTCAGATACCTATTTATGTACCTTAAAATCCATTTTAATGCTTACCAGTGCGCCTTCCCGGGATTGGCTATATACCTACTTACAAGGCTCACTCCGTACGTTATGTCTGGCCTTGTACAAACCATATCATACATCAAAGAACATACTATACTAGCATTTGAAATGTTATTCATATAGGCTATTTCGACTTCAGTATTAGGACTTTGAGTTGAACTCAACTTGAACAAAGGATTAGTTCGTGTTACAACAGGCTTTGAATTCGATATAGCAAACTTGTCGAGAATCTTCTTCAGatatgtctcttgagataagcacAATCTCGACTGCTTTCTATATCTCcggatgtcaatcccaagaatcctgAAGGCAACTCCCAAATCCTTCATGTCGAACTCCTTATCGAGTTCAACCTTCACCTTCATAACATCTTCAACATTGTTGATTGTTATGAGgatgtcatccacataaagcaaTAAAATAACAAGTGAATTTCCCAATCAAAATCTGAAGTAAACACAGTGGTCGAACTGACTCCTAGTGAAACCTATGTGTCCCATGAACTTGTCAAGTCTCTTATTCAATTGTTAAGGTGATTGTTTTAGGCCATATAACGACCTATTCAGCTTGCACGAATAATCTTCCTTTCCCTTTTCTGCATACCCTTAAGGTTACCTCATCAAGATTGTTTCATTTAGACCACCATAAAGGAAGATTGTCTTCACATCCATCTGTTTAAGTTATAGGTCAAACTTCATCACCACGACTAACAACATTCTGATGTATCTATACTTTACAACAGTCAATAACACATCATTGAAGTCGACACCTTCTTTTTGAGTGAACCTCATAGCAACTAACATGCCTTAAAATGCTTCGAAATCACTCATTCGATTCCTTCCTTAACTTTGAAATTTCACTTACAACTGACTAACCTAGCTCCTACAAGTTTCTCAATCAGCTCCCAAGTGTTATTATCATGATTATatttcatctcatcatccatgaCTTTCATCCATTCAGTTTTGTCTTAACTCCTCATTACTTCCTTAAAGTATCTAGGTTCTTCGTCAAAAAACTCACTTGTAGAGATTAAGGCATATGCTATGAGATTTTCATAACTAAGTCTCtgaggtggcttgatgactcttctcAACCTATCTCTTTCCAACAGGTAGCCATTATCAGTCTCCTCAGCTTCAACAACAACTTCCGTTTCTTCTTCGACTTCATCTAGGTTATGCAATTCAGCATCAACACGCTTCACCTTAACAAGAATCTCTTCTTGTTCCAGCTCTTCTTCATAGATCTTGGTACTTCGACCAATATCAGTTTTCTTGAACGCCATTTCTTATTTATTGAAAACTACATGTCGACTTATGATACACCTCATGTGACCTGGCTTTAGGCACCACAACCTATAAGCTTTGGCTCCTTTAGGGTATCCAAGGAACACACATCTCATAGCTATAGATTCAACCTTATCTTGCCTAATTTCAAAATTCAAGACCATTGTCGGTCCTCAATCTCTTGACCTTCCTACCGGTTTGGTTTTCGACCAGGGTCTTCCAACTattgaaattttcaaaagttCCACCCTTAACTCTTTGAATGAATATCCATAActttctagaataatcatcaactatggatagaaaatactTTACACCTGAGTGTGAAGGATTCCTTGCAGACCCCAAAAGACCAGCATGaatgtaatcaagggatccatgtgttctttgtttacCTTTGTTAAACTTTATTCTTTAGGATTTACCAAATACATAAGGTTCACAAAACTCCAGTTTTTCGACCTTATCACCACACAACAAATTTTGGGAAAAAGGCATGGTCGAATTGTTGAAACAAAATTTGTTGTGTGGTGACAAGGTCGAAAAACTGGAGTTTTGTGAACCTTCTTCTTCCTTCGACACATGTTTTATGGATGCCACATCTGCTAAAACTTCTTTCTACTCACTTCCTCAATAAGGATTTTAAAGATTACAAGTGAATAAGAATTGGTTAAAACTGCTTTCTATTCACTTCCTCAATAAGGGTTTTAAAGATTACAAGTGAATAAAAATAATTAACCTCTCCCAACAACCTGAGAGAACTAGTATATTTATAGAATACTAAGCTAACTGAAACAATTGGGCTTAAACAAAGACCCAATTCGACATACTAACTTAAAATATAAGTTAACATATTTCAACAACATGCTTGAATTgacttcgactacaacatgcaCAACTCCTGTCAAAATATCAAGCTATCCTATTCGGGATTAGAGTTCGATCAAAATTCTCACATTTACCATTTGTATTAGTATTGGATACATCTCATATTTTAACCTTGCAAGCTTATGTGAGGACTCATAATCACAACTTGAGtcattttctcttttctcctcAAGAAATCGCTcaaaatgtttgaaaatttgaatgATATATACACTATGTTTCATACAAGATTTGAAGTGAACATTAAGTCTTTTACGAACTTGGGTACTTCACATGCCAAGTGTGATGTTTCACGAAGCCCATTTTATTTTAATACATAACCTGATTTGGTCCAATTATTTTCATGAACGTTATAATTGTTCACTAAATCAGCCCAAGCTGCCTCAAATTCCACTTCAATATCATATTAATACATGCATTTATTTTTGTTCACATTGCGCTTACTAACACGAAAGTCTATATATGCACCGTATGTGAGCCAAAATTGATATGCTGCCTCCGAAGAATCAATTTCATACCAAATATTGACTACTAATCAATATTTGAAAATGCCATTTTTTTTATCATACTCCTAAATAAAGAAATAGAACAAATGAATAATTTATTAGTATATTTAATAATTATATTAGTAACAATATATTTAATATAACATATATCAGAAAATCTAGTTTCTTAGTTTCTAATTGAACAAAGCAGAGTttaatcaaaagaaaaaaaaatccACGACTTCcttaaagaaaaataaatagaCGACAACACGCCTTCTTTGTAACAAATTAATAAAGATAGCTATTGTCAACACAAAATAGAGAACAACCTTAATAAGAGTAGGAGAAAGCAAAGTGTGACAATGACAACAATTGACGACGACGATAATCAACAATGAACGTGGTGACGATAACAATGAGCAACAATGACAAGGATTGTCGTCAACGAAGACAATCAACAATGAGTGTGATGGCATTGACGATGACAATGAGCGACAATGACCACAATTGATGGCTATGATGATGATCAACGATGAGTGTGGTGGTGTTGACAATGACAACAATTGACGACGCCAATGACGAACAATAATGAGTGTGGTAGAAATAACGATCCTCACTAGAGAGGTTGACGATGACGATAAAGATCAACATGGAAAGAAGAAGACACAATTAAATTAAGTTATGTGAAAACAGAGCTTAGAAACATAGAAATGTTGTTTCTTGTTCAACacttttgttttaattttgtttgttaAACAAAATTTACCACATGTCAACATATAATACATTAACTTAATCTGATGGTGGAGAAGGGAGGTAAATCACTCTGTTTTCCTCACGCAATTTAATTTGTTAAACAAAATTTATCACAGATTAATCTATAATACATTAATTTAATCTGACGGTGAAGAGCGAAAGAAACTCACTTTGTTATTCTTGCGCTAAAATTAAGGAATCTGATTTCCTATTTCCCATTTGATAACCCTAATATTAGTAAACTAACATTATAGGAGACTAAATTGCAATGTGACATATCAAATTAATATGGCACGTTATAACCTCTTAAcaaaaaaaagttttttttagaaaaaaactAGTAATTTAAATGATATATATATTTAGGAGATGTGGTTGCCAATGGAGAACAATTTTGATTTGATTACAATTTGAAGGACTATTTGGTCTATTCCCTAGTTGAACATTAAACCCTTTTTGAAGCGTTACTTGAACGCGCATCTCCTTCTATTCACCGTGTCTTGTACTGTTGTTTCTCTTCAGTGCTTCAACAATGAGCATGTCGTCACTGCGCCTGGATTCTCACGCAATACGCACTCCTCAGCCTCAACGTCCCTTCACCTTCAAACGCTATCCTTCCACCCGAAACGTCGTCGTATGTTCCGCAAAGCCAATTGCGCCGCCTCCCACTAAACTCACCGCCGCCGGTTCTACCACCGGCCGAATCGAGTCGCTCAGCCAGGTCTCCGGTGTTCTCGGTTGTCAATGGGGCGATGAGGGTAAGGGAAAGCTAGTCGATATCTTAGCTCAACACTTTGAAATCGTTGCTCGTTGTCAGGTTTTGttactttttcttttttctctctAAAGTTCTTTCCTTTTCCCTTTTTAACCCTAGTTTCTATGCTGCAAATCGTGGGTAATGCTTGGGTTTCAGGGAAATTGCTATATGTTATGATATGATGATGATGGTAGTTTTGTCTTAGGGTTGATTAGTTCTACTTTATGCTATGACGATTGAGTGAATTGGTTTCTGCTGGTTGTTTGATACCATGATTGTGATAATTAAATCCACACATTCACATGCATAAGTAACATATTTGGAATAATTTATGTGTTTTTTCCAGTGACAATTTTTTAGGTCATAACCTAGGAGAATAAAAACCCTAATCAGTTTGTAAATTATTATGGAAACTTGACGAGAGAACTCCATGTGCTGAAGCAAGTTTAATTTAGCGTGTGTTTGGGTCTGCGGTGAAAAAAAATGATTTATGTTTGGGTAAATTTCTGCAAAAGTTGAAATAGAAATTTCCGTGCAAAAATCACGTTTAGACTCAAAAGCTACATTTTGATTCATGTAATTGATCGTAGTAAGGTGGACGAGTTTTGCAAGATTATGTTGCTCGGTGTTGGTGGATGGTTTTTGGTCATTTCCGTCCTCCTTGGTCCATCATTTTTTATTCATGTTATTTTTTACTGATGATTTATGGTTAATTTTTTTAATAGGGTGGAGCTAATGCTGGGCATACTATTTATAATGCGGAGGGGAAAAAGTTTGCCCTTCATCTCGTTCCTTCTGGTATCCTTAATGAAGATACACTGTGTGTTATTGGGAATGGTGTTGTAGTACACCTGCCAGGGTTGTTTGAAGAAATTGACAACCTTGAGTCAAATGGGGTCTCATGCAAGGGAAGGATATTAATTTCGGATCGGGCCCACCTGTTGTTCGATTTCCACCAAACCGTGGATGGGCTGAGGGAAGCTGAGCTATCTAAGTCTTTCATTGGCACCACCAAGAGAGGCATTGGTCCGTGCTACTCCAGCAAAGCTAACCGCAATGGGATTAGAGTTGGTGATTTGCGGTACATGGAAACATTACCTCAGAAGCTTGATCTTTTGTTATCAGATGCAGCGTTGAGGTTCAAAGATTTTAAGTATGGTCCGGACGTGCTCAGGGAAGAAGTTGAGAAGTACAAGAGGTATGCTGAAAGGTTGGAACCATATATTGCCGATACTGTGCATGTTATGAATGAAGCTATAACACAAAAGAAGAAGATCTTGGTTGAAGGGGGACAAGCAACCATGTTGGACATTGATTTTGGTACTTATCCATTTGTTACTTCTTCTAGCCCATCAGCAGGTGGTATATGCACTGGTCTTGGTATTGCTCCAAGAATAATTGGTGATTTAGTTGGAGTGGTAAGTGTTTATTTATCTATATTGTTTATTGGAGTTGTTGgtgttttttttaatttaaattttgttagAATTGTCATTCATACCCAAGAAAAAGCCCTGCTTCTCGTAAGTCACTGTTCTTTATTGCCAAGTTTACATTTAGCTTAGGAACTTTGAATGTTTTTCTCCCCAACATTGATAATTCAACAGTTTAAGCATATTTAACACTGGCAGAATGGTTCATAAATTTATTTTGGATGTGCAGGTGAAAGCATACACTACAAGAGTTGGTTCTGGTCCTTTTCCAACTGAAATTTTGGGCCCAGGAGGTGATCTCCTCAGATTTGCTGGGCAGGAGTTTGGCACAACTACTGGCCGTCCTCGACGGTGTGGTTGGTTGGATATAGTTGCCTTAAGATACTCATGTCAGATCAACGGTTTTTCATCATTGAATCTGACCAAGCTGGATGTTTTGTCTGATCTCGCTGAAATACAATTGGGTGTTTCCTATAAACATGCTGATGGCACCCAGGTCAAATCATTCCCGTCGGATCTTCATCTTCTCGAGCAATTGAAGGTAAAAATTGTTATCCTTCCCTTCCACTTCATTCACATATCTTTCCTCAAATCCTGGATAATATACCTGAATATTTGCATGTATTTTATTAACATATAAACAACAAAGGTTATTCAGTTATTATTATTGTCGTTCTAATTTTTACGGAATATTTAAATTTACCTTCTAATGGCGGTATGTTTTCATGTTGTAGGTGGAATATGAAACACTTCCTGGATGGAAGACCGACATTTCATCGATTAGAAACTATTCTGATCTTCCAAGAGCTGCACAGTTGTATGTGGAAAGGATAGAAGAACTTGTTGGCGTCCCTATTCACTACATTGGTGTTGGGCCTGGGCGTGATGCTCTCATATTCAAATGATTTTCAGCATGTACTTCCATGCCACTACAAGCAAGTTTAGAGGCTTTCTACGCATAAGTTTTATTCCCACTAACTTTTGATTTGGGATGAAAGCACATTTCTGGCGACTAGTAAGGATTAACTATTTATCTTTGGCATTTTTACCTCTTAATTTTGCAGTACTTGCTGGGAGGATGTGTTTTTGATGTAAAATACATGAATTAGATGTATGGTTTTTTTATGATGTTAACATCTGCTCTCAGTGTTTTCTATGTAGTAGAAAATAATGTTGTACTTGTAATGATCCTGAGGTTGAGTGTCTAGTATCTTCGAAAATTGCACCCATGATTTTGTTATATGTAATTGTTATTCTCACTTATCACttgtctctctctctctctctgatGCATTCCTTGGTGTTATGGTTTAGATTCAGATTGTTTGCATAATCTGTGATCATTGCATTGCATATGATCAAGAGTAATCAATATGAAACAAAATTTGGTTGAATGATGAATTATTGAAAGCTTTTCCAAAAGAAAATTGATGAATCTGTTGCAAGCATGACAAAATGTTGCAACAGAATATCGTTTGATGAGATCTGGAAGACATTGTCAAGTGTTTGAAAAGATTAGAATGGCTCATTGAGATCATGAATCATTTTTGCCTGGCCTATATTTTTGATGTAAAATGCGCCTCAATGTAATTGAATATTCAAAGTTCAATTGCTCAGAATATCTGGGGAGTTAAACTCAATGATTAACCTGGGATATAAAAGCCA encodes:
- the LOC127126291 gene encoding adenylosuccinate synthetase 2, chloroplastic; the protein is MSMSSLRLDSHAIRTPQPQRPFTFKRYPSTRNVVVCSAKPIAPPPTKLTAAGSTTGRIESLSQVSGVLGCQWGDEGKGKLVDILAQHFEIVARCQGGANAGHTIYNAEGKKFALHLVPSGILNEDTLCVIGNGVVVHLPGLFEEIDNLESNGVSCKGRILISDRAHLLFDFHQTVDGLREAELSKSFIGTTKRGIGPCYSSKANRNGIRVGDLRYMETLPQKLDLLLSDAALRFKDFKYGPDVLREEVEKYKRYAERLEPYIADTVHVMNEAITQKKKILVEGGQATMLDIDFGTYPFVTSSSPSAGGICTGLGIAPRIIGDLVGVVKAYTTRVGSGPFPTEILGPGGDLLRFAGQEFGTTTGRPRRCGWLDIVALRYSCQINGFSSLNLTKLDVLSDLAEIQLGVSYKHADGTQVKSFPSDLHLLEQLKVEYETLPGWKTDISSIRNYSDLPRAAQLYVERIEELVGVPIHYIGVGPGRDALIFK